The DNA segment CTCTAATAATTTAAACGTTCAGAAAAAAGAAACCTTCTTCTATCTTGAGCTTGCTTTGAAAACCGGCGGAGGTAGTAAAATAGCCGAGTACTGGCCCGATAAATATTATAGAAGAGTAAGAGACTTCAACGTCCAAGAATCCCTGGAAGACTGGATTCAATTAACATTAGACTCTCTTAAAGCTAAAACACCTCCCACAGGTGTAATGGATGTAATATTCCCACCCGAGATAGTAGCTGAACTTTTACCACCGGTGATAGGCTACCATGCTTCAGGTCAAGCATTATATAAAAAACTCTCCGCTCTTAGAGAAAAACAGCCGGTGGCAAATGAAAACATCACGATAATAGATAACGGTTTACACCCTTACGCGCTTAACACAAGCCCCTTCGACGACGAAGGCACCCCGCAGCGTAAAACCACTATAATAGAGAGAGGTGTTTTCGAAAACTATATCTTCGATCAACTATACAGTTTACTAACTGGAAGACGATCAACCGGTAACGGTTTAAAAGCGAGTTCAACAATTGAAGAAAAATATAATAGTCAAATCTCCAACACTGTAACAAACTTGGAGATTAAACCGGGAGACTGGGATGTAGAGGAGATTATAGCTAATGTTAAAAAGGGTATTCTAATAAGAAAATTCGCCTGGCTTAACCCTGACCCTATAACCACATCATTCGGCTCAGAGATTAGAAACGGATACCTAATAGTCGACGGCGAAGTAGCTGGTGCGGTAAAAGGAGGTCAAATTTCAGGGCAAGTATTAGACACAGGTTTATCGAAGACGAGGGAA comes from the Candidatus Odinarchaeum yellowstonii genome and includes:
- a CDS encoding TldD/PmbA family protein codes for the protein MLTISNITKILEENQVKEWEVYVQKTVESEVHLRGNQIEAVRDNLENIGYTIRVLKKNSRGVGLGSASNVTITETGFNETVKTALKNAALTHLPIYNFPEPQKYPETKILDGEIMKKPIETLLDKAEQLKSTLTESSKVELTFCKLRAYKVYTNIYNSNNLNVQKKETFFYLELALKTGGGSKIAEYWPDKYYRRVRDFNVQESLEDWIQLTLDSLKAKTPPTGVMDVIFPPEIVAELLPPVIGYHASGQALYKKLSALREKQPVANENITIIDNGLHPYALNTSPFDDEGTPQRKTTIIERGVFENYIFDQLYSLLTGRRSTGNGLKASSTIEEKYNSQISNTVTNLEIKPGDWDVEEIIANVKKGILIRKFAWLNPDPITTSFGSEIRNGYLIVDGEVAGAVKGGQISGQVLDTGLSKTRESLLRDIFALSKQLTLEGNVIAPTIAARKLQVAGGNY